The following are encoded in a window of Castanea sativa cultivar Marrone di Chiusa Pesio chromosome 5, ASM4071231v1 genomic DNA:
- the LOC142634661 gene encoding uncharacterized protein LOC142634661, which produces MANLTFNFEIHHGGQFVWNPDLVYLGGSTSFIDNVDSDKLSYFKIQAICSYVGAVNTSRFHYLIPRGNLEQGLRLINGDDNVVYMCESHAACPTDKITLYVEGGEEPPAVEQPFGNEEVANDDDVHEAPQNGDDVHEVGQNDDDVHEMHKGANVDAEGDGGQDFDWLEEGFEGLDFDDDVFGNVDDGSSTRNGVSVNAAALHRPSEGDDGPSTHEDLPVYAAPHRTTAANNDPPLENDMESPVGFDDDQPAPTAAKEPEFNVQTDMRKPKLKKGMKFPNSEVFREALREYAIKKPVDIKFKLNEKKKISVYCINECGWRCYASQLSGELTFQIKTFNLECTYPRSFKHSQMTSSYVAKKFMQEFEKNLNWKVAGIQHHVKQALEIDISYNQVYKAKRKATDLITGDEQLQYRKLRDYAEMITLNDKRSRVILQIEMKDENAQPKFKRMYIKYNAQKVGFLGGCRLIIGLDGCHLKERFEGHILSAIARDENDNIFPVAFAVVEQENKDSWGLIPAIEMLFPTCEHRYCVKHIYNNFKVNYKGLELKDALWRCAGATTIREFERRMQELKDLDVKAWEYLADINPAQWSKPHFSSGALCDYLPNNLSESFNAMILEARDKPMLAMLEWIRVRLMTKQYKKMKGIAKYTRNVCPNLQDKLEKLKHESIPFSATPVGSFMYEVDNGRERHVVDLARKACSCRIWDLTGLPCKHRISTIVKNLEKVENYVHPCYLKETFVETYKEIIQPMSG; this is translated from the exons ATGGCTAACTTGACATTCAATTTTGAGATTCATCATGGTGGCCAGTTTGTGTGGAACCCAGATTTGGTATATTTAGGAGGTAGTACTTCTTTTATTGATAATGTTGACTCAGATAAActtagttattttaaaatacaagcTATTTGTTCTTATGTGGGGGCAGTTAATACAAGTAGATTTCATTATCTTATTCCTAGAGGTAATTTGGAGCAAGGGTTAAGGCTTATAAATGGAGATGATAATGTAGTTTATATGTGTGAGAGTCATGCTGCATGCCCTACAGATAAGATAACACTATATGTTGAGGGTGGTGAGGAGCCACCTGCAGTTGAACAACCATTTGGTAATGAGGAAGTAgcaaatgatgatgatgtgcATGAGGCACCTCAAAATGGTGATGATGTGCATGAGGTGGGTCagaatgatgatgatgtgcATGAGATGCATAAGGGAGCTAATGTGGATGCTGAAGGAGATGGTGGACAAGATTTTGATTGGTTGGAGGAAGGGTTTGAGGGGTTagattttgatgatgatgtattTGGAAATGTAGATGATGGGTCATCTACACGTAATGGAGTTAGTGTCAATGCAGCAGCCCTACATAGGCCCTCTGAGGGAGATGATGGGCCATCTACACATGAGGATCTACCTGTGTATGCAGCCCCACATAGGACTACTGCAGCTAACAATGACCCACCTCTTGAAAATGACATGGAAAGTCCAGTAGGGTTTGATGATGATCAACCAGCACCAACTGCTGCAAAAGAACCTGAGTTTAATGTCCAAACTGACATGAGAAAACCAAAGTTAAAGAAAGGAATGAAATTTCCAAACTCTGAGGTATTTAGGGAGGCATTGAGGGAATATGCTATAAAGAAGCCAGTAGATATCAAGTTCAAGCtgaatgagaagaagaagatatcaGTTTATTGCATAAATGAATGTGGATGGAGGTGTTATGCATCTCAACTATCTGGGGAGTTGACATtccaaataaaaacattcaatcTAGAGTGCACCTACCCTAGATCCTTCAAACACAGCCAAATGACTTCAAGTTATGTTGCAAAGAAGTTTATGCAGGAGTTTGAAAAAAATCTCAATTGGAAAGTGGCTGGTATTCAACATCATGTGAAGCAAGCACTTGAAATTGACATAAGTTACAATCAGGTGTATAaggcaaaaaggaaagctaCTGACTTGATTACTGGGGATGAACAGCTACAATATAGGAAGCTTAGGGATTATGCAGAGATGATAACATTGAATGATAAAAGAAGTAGGGTTATTTTGCAAATTGAAATGAAAGATGAAAATGCACAGCCCAAATTTAAGAGAATGTATATCAAGTATAATGCACAAAAAGTTGGTTTTTTGGGAGGCTGTAGACTAATCATTGGTTTAGATGGGTGCCACCTGAAAGAGAGATTTGAGGGGCATATACTTTCTGCCATAGCTAGAGATGAAAATGATAACATTTTTCCAGTTGCATTTGCTGTTGTTGAGCAAGAGAACAAAGATTCATGG GGCCTTATACCTGCAATTGAGATGTTGTTCCCAACTTGTGAACATAGGTATTGTGTGAAGCATatctataataattttaaagtgAATTATAAGGGCTTGGAGTTGAAGGATGCACTATGGAGATGTGCTGGAGCCACAACAATCAGGGAGTTTGAGAGAAGAATGCAGGAACTGAAGGATTTGGATGTCAAGGCATGGGAGTATCTTGCTGACATCAACCCTGCACAATGGTCTAAGCCTCACTTTAGTAGTGGAGCTTTGTGTGACTATTTACCTAATAACTTAAGTGAGTCTTTTAATGCCATGATCTTAGAAGCTAGGGATAAGCCAATGTTAGCAATGTTGGAGTGGATCAGAGTTAGGCTCATGaccaaacaatacaaaaagatGAAAGGTATAGCAAAATACACTAGAAATGTGTGTCCTAATCTTCAAGACAAATTAGAGAAGTTAAAACATGAATCTATACCTTTCAGTGCTACTCCAGTAGGTAGCTTCATGTATGAGGTTGATAATGGTCGTGAGAGACATGTGGTTGACTTGGCTAGGAAAGCATGCAGCTGTAGGATTTGGGATTTGACAGGACTCCCTTGCAAACATAGGATCTCTACTATTGTTAAGAACCTGGAGAAAGTGGAGAACTATGTGCATCCTTGTTACTTGAAAGAGACATTTGTTGAAACTTACAAAGAGATAATACAGCCAATGTCTGGCTAA